DNA sequence from the Pseudophryne corroboree isolate aPseCor3 chromosome 6, aPseCor3.hap2, whole genome shotgun sequence genome:
GTCAGTTCAGGAGATTTCACtcaacacaatctaaccgcagggaaacggttcggcacctggaattggataattctaacgatggacgcgagtctcagaggttggggagctgtagttcaaaattgtcagctccaggatcTCTGGGTGGATCACGAAAGATTACTGTctttaaatgtcctggaactccgaacAATTTacgatgcgctacgacaagcagtgcacatgcttcggtctcagcctgtccaggtgcagtcagacaacgcgacggcagtcgcgtacatcaacaaacacggaggaacgagaagccgcatggcaatgcgggaagtagctcgaatcctcaattgggccgagcatcaccaagtgatattgtcggcagtgttcattccgggactggacaactgggaggcggattatctcagccgtcgggatttgcagccgggagaatgggcattaaatccagaagtattcacAGGTTGGTCCAGAGATGGGGTTACCCTCAagaggacatgatggcatctcgccacaatcaccaaatgccccagtatgtgtccagaacgagagatccaaaggcagtggcggtgaatgctctcacaattgcgtggcggtacagcctcgtgtatctgtttccacctttgccgctgctccctctgttgctaaaacggatcaaaagagagtccgccacagtcatattagtggcgcctcattggcctcggagagcttggttctcggatctccgcggactactcgcagactatccttggccgctcccatgaTGTCCGGACTTGTTaccacagggtccgttcctttaccccaatttagcgcggctgcgtttaacggggtGGCtggtgagaccgccctcttaagaagagagggcattccagaatcggttataccaaccatgttacgagctaggaagccagttacggcagctcattattacacaatttggcgtgcctatataggttggtgtgacgctcggaagtttccgacttcatctttcagttatcccgtcttttgttatttctacagacggggtttgaTGGAGGTCTGCGGTTATGTACACTTAAGGTGCAGGTATCTGATTTGTCAAATTACTTTCAAagtcgattggctctattgccgtcggtacacacttttctacaaggtgtcctcagcgtacagcctccattcattccacctacagcgccatgggacttgaatctggttttagatttcttacagtcttcatattttgaaccctgacagcaagtggatataaagtttctcacttggaaaacaatttttcttctagccttcgcttcggcaaggcgtgtttcaagatttgggtgccttgtcatgcaagccactgtatttggtgtttcatgatgacagagcggaacttcggacgaatcccgctttcttaccaaaggtagtgtcatcttttcacattaatcaaccaatagtagttcctgtgttaacatgacattctggaactctggatgtggtacgctcattacgcgtttatgtatcccgaacgtctacagttcgtaagacggatacattgtttgttctctatgatgctgccaagatgggttggacaGCGTTTACgccgaccttatccagatggataaaactgactatacgtcaggcttaccttcatgctaggttacagccgcctacatcagtaacagctcattccacacgttctgtgggaacttcatgggccgctggtcgtggagcttccacgacgcagctttgccgtgcggctacattgtcatcagtgcacacgtttgtgcgcttttacaagtttgatacgtttgcggcatcagcttctagctttggccgcctagtgttacaggtgccaaacagctctcccgcccaagggggaagctttggtacgtcccaagagtactccagtgagtcctagtggatgaaaaagaaaataggattttggtacttaccaggtaaatccttttctttgaatccatagggggcactggacgcccacccagagcagttttacctggtttctggtaagttcaggggatcttatggtaacacactctcaccgactggttcaaattatcaagtactggttatggtgtcaactgtttagttgtcagtaacgttctgtgtcaacttcattgttgtccgttatgttatatgtaatactccattgtcaacctctctatagctcctgttcggctcagtaaaaaacactgaggtactctgggatatggaggggtggagtgttctaaatttgaatattcagtgccctgttcttgctaaagcagtccatatcccaagagtactccagtgccccctatggattcaaagaaaaggatttacctggtaagtaccaaaatcctattatcacaaCAATGCATTGCAATTTCAAGTGGCATAATAAAGAAGAGTAGGACATAAAAGCTAGGTAGCAGAAGTTGCTTAAGAAGGCTCGTTATAGATATTAATAAAATCACGCTGGTCACACTTCCCGGTTACTGTTCCTTTCCACATATGCCTGATTTCTGTCTTCTCTGTAGTATGAGCACTTGGATCAGTATACTGGGCCAGGAAGTATGGAAATAGCTGATCATGGTTTGCTTTAAGCAAAGCTTTCTATCATTTGTGATGTATGCACTGCACAGAAAGCATTTCTGgtaagaaaaaatgtttttttagactggtgttcattctagcaccctgcacccctCGCagcccgtgcagttcctctttcctgcctggggtgtcactctgctctggtgcttctagcacactctggtttgTATCTTGGCACTGACATACCGACGAAAGAGTGCTAGAAGCACCATAGCAGAGAGCAACATCCCGGGCAGGAAAAAAGGTGCTAGTTTGAACACtcgagaccagtggttctcaacctcggtcctcaaatacccccaacagttcatgttttccaggtcaccgagcagttgaacaggtgtattcattactcactgacacattttaaaagacccacagatggagcaaattatttcacttgcaatcctgagaggagacctggaaaacgtgaactgttgggggtacttgaggaccgcagttgagaaccactgctctagaccacAGGCTTGCAAACTTATTTCTCAAGACACCTCACAGTTCATATATTCCAAGTCatttgtggatttttaaaatgtgacaattggtgatacacagtgcgccTGCCGGGTGACTTGGAAAATGTGACCTGGGGGGTCCTGAGGACTTAGTTTGAAAACCCCTGCTCTAGATATTGTGatcttgaaaaagaaaaaaaaatcatgccAGCTGAACTAAATGAATGTGGTAACCAATAAGAGTTAGTGCTCTTCAACACCGCTTATTAAGAAGTTAATAATGTTTGAAAATTGTTCAACTTCTAAAAAGCCAACAGAATGTGAGTATATTGTAATGTGGCTGCACCACTAGGAAGGTGCACAGTGCCTGCTAAcgtttttactttttcttttttttttcaggtcTAAAAGTGTCACAAGCTCCAGTAGTGACAGCACAAGCAGCAACAGTTCAGATAATGACCCTTCTTCAGACAGCGAGGACacatccagctcctcctcctcttccGAGGACTCctcctccagctcctcctcctcatcagatAACTCCTCTTCAGAATCTGAGTCCGAGTCGGACTCTGAGTCGGAGACCAGCAGTAGCAGTGGtactagcagcagtagcagcagcgaaGAAGACAGCAGCTCAGAAGATGAGCCACTTAGGAAGAAAAGAAAGAATTAGAGGTGTTGAAACCTTGCTGTCTTTAAAGATCTCTCAAACCATCCATGTTGGGATAATTTGATTCTTTGTAGAGAAATCAAAAAAGGAACCTATACTTTAATGAAATGCCTGTTCGGCACCGAATTGGTGTTCTCTTCCTTCGTTAAAAAGTTTTCAGTCCACATGGATTTAAGTACTGAATGTCATGTTCTCGCTAGAAATATAGCTTACAAGAGTTTCTAAGTAATGTATTTTACTCTCTGGATATAAAGGTGGCAGATCCGTTATTTTTTTCCCTGCTTTTATTTAGTAAGACCAAATGTGACATGTAATTTCCACGTTGATATCAAAGCAACTTGGGTGTCATATTGTCTGCAGTCCATCTGCCATGGAGTGTAACTTAATATGTACATATGTTGTCtgtgcaaattaaaaaaaaaaaaaaaagatagtttAACAAGAGCTAACAGGGTGTAAAGGTTTGACCCCTCAGCTGAAGAGTTGTGTAACACAGCTTTGGGGATTATTTTTATAGAGGAATATTATGAAGGATTTATCTAAATACTAAAATGTGGAGATGTAAGGCTGTAGCTGCAGACACGAGGTGGTGTTAGTTATATTTTTAtgaagagagacagagaaatgggccatacttttagctgttttttatcgtgtAATTTACCAGATTGCAAAGATGAGTTTCATTGTGATTTTCAAAGTGCCATGTTTGTAAATAGGCCTGCGACTGTATCCTGTGGTGCGGTCTAGTCCAGCACAGCAAGGAATAATGTCACCTTGTATTACGTCTTCGGTTAATAAACATTTGTCTATTTGCTATTAGTATTACTAATGTTCTTATTTAAGCAGTGTGTGTAGCCATATCCAGTGTCAGAAGGAGGTACCTTACAGGTTAGCTGCTATTTCCATTGTCCATTTTTACACAATGAGTATTAAAAGCAATTCATGTGACCCTCACTAACTAGACAAATAAGCACACGTTTCCCATCCAGATAGCTAAATTGCAGTATATTACATCTTCTTTGTAATGAGTTTAAACAATATACTAAATTGTTACAGGTCTTATCACTTTTATAAATAAGAATCTAATTAAACGAGTGCCAATCACACATGTGGCTTTCTCATGTCTTTATGGGATCCATTGCTGCAGCGTTTACTATAGGTCATTTAGGAATGTGGGAAATGGTGGCAGTTCTGTGTAAGGCGCACATACACTGGTGCACTGCCCCCTCCGGTGTCTACTTGTGCACATGCTTTGTGCAACACCTTGCCAGGGTTATTGTTTGTGATAGAAAAGTGCATATGGATTAAAGTCACTTTTTGATCACACCACTAAAAGGGATTGTATGCCCGCCAGTTATGAAAGCAGCTGGTTTGAAAAGAGGAGGTGACATCTCTGCTATAGTGTAGAGTAGCGATTTTTAACCTTTCACAACTGTTGGCAaactgaacaagatctaaatattgccaaggcacactcaaatataatggtgttgcatggtgcagttgcgtgtcctaggatgtcatgtcgctgcttctccataggtaacgcctgagctgaGAAAACCAGAGGAACCCAAcattgcccgggcccaaaattagaactggctctgcaaccactaaacccaccagtattgatcattccgggCCTCAgtggcggcaaaacactgacgagcctgcctgtgcttctatggcggcacacctggagactgctcagggcacactagtgtgccacggcacagtggttgaaaaacactggtttagagggttcagga
Encoded proteins:
- the ZCCHC10 gene encoding zinc finger CCHC domain-containing protein 10 isoform X1, which translates into the protein MATPMHRLIARRQAEANKQNVRCQKCLELGHWSYECTGKRKYLYRPSRTSELKRELKEKEARLLLGQSSANNMPDTKMRKKRSKSVTSSSSDSTSSNSSDNDPSSDSEDTSSSSSSSEDSSSSSSSSSDNSSSESESESDSESETSSSSGTSSSSSSEEDSSSEDEPLRKKRKN
- the ZCCHC10 gene encoding zinc finger CCHC domain-containing protein 10 isoform X3 is translated as MATPMHRLIARRQAEANKQNVRCQKCLELGHWSYECTGKRKYLYRPSRTSELKRELKEKEARLLLGQRSKSVTSSSSDSTSSNSSDNDPSSDSEDTSSSSSSSEDSSSSSSSSSDNSSSESESESDSESETSSSSGTSSSSSSEEDSSSEDEPLRKKRKN
- the ZCCHC10 gene encoding zinc finger CCHC domain-containing protein 10 isoform X2, producing MGEANKQNVRCQKCLELGHWSYECTGKRKYLYRPSRTSELKRELKEKEARLLLGQSSANNMPDTKMRKKRSKSVTSSSSDSTSSNSSDNDPSSDSEDTSSSSSSSEDSSSSSSSSSDNSSSESESESDSESETSSSSGTSSSSSSEEDSSSEDEPLRKKRKN